A single window of Pontibacillus chungwhensis DNA harbors:
- a CDS encoding phosphotransferase yields MNQEVVDVLSFYGLTAYEMEQYSDKVTKAYTPVGPVAVKRSEMDERTLHHWLETYRQIENYQFQHVMPLYMAANKELYVSYGDHIYYVMPWMDTPNRDTPPYPFEQLYRTIGKMHKRTLHTEVVKREDYEERMNNRKTQLQQYRESLAKWVQTFEEHHYMSPVELQICTHYRDLDKVCEISMDWCDRFLDDLEEDKQVRTALIHGNVKPSHFLYDDSKPYLLNWERSKTYYPAYDITTYFYHVLRYHDAPVDQLISTFSYYEEQLPLLNSERCLLALFLLNPESYIRQIESYVNDSQAIGQPFLVQKFERSYYVLRHALDVQEQIEQARLYQEEQAENG; encoded by the coding sequence ATGAATCAGGAAGTGGTGGATGTATTATCGTTTTATGGATTAACGGCTTATGAAATGGAACAATACTCAGATAAAGTTACGAAAGCCTATACCCCAGTAGGTCCCGTAGCTGTGAAACGTTCAGAAATGGATGAGCGTACGCTCCATCATTGGCTTGAAACGTATCGACAAATTGAAAATTATCAATTTCAACACGTTATGCCTTTATATATGGCAGCTAATAAAGAACTTTATGTATCCTATGGGGATCATATTTATTATGTGATGCCCTGGATGGATACGCCGAATCGTGATACCCCGCCTTATCCATTTGAGCAGCTCTATAGGACGATTGGAAAAATGCATAAGCGTACACTCCATACAGAAGTGGTGAAACGGGAAGATTATGAAGAGAGAATGAACAATCGGAAGACTCAGCTGCAGCAGTATAGGGAGTCACTAGCGAAGTGGGTGCAGACATTTGAAGAGCATCACTACATGTCCCCTGTTGAATTACAGATCTGCACGCATTACAGAGATCTTGATAAAGTGTGCGAGATCAGTATGGACTGGTGTGATCGTTTCTTAGATGATTTAGAAGAAGATAAACAGGTCCGGACAGCCCTGATCCATGGGAATGTGAAGCCGAGTCATTTTCTTTATGATGATTCAAAGCCCTATCTATTAAACTGGGAGCGTTCCAAAACGTATTATCCTGCCTATGACATTACAACGTATTTCTATCACGTTCTTCGTTATCATGATGCTCCTGTCGATCAGCTTATCTCGACGTTTTCTTATTATGAAGAACAACTTCCACTTTTAAATAGTGAGAGGTGCTTATTGGCTCTGTTTCTATTGAATCCAGAGTCTTATATTCGACAAATTGAATCATATGTAAACGACTCCCAGGCGATCGGGCAGCCGTTTCTTGTACAAAAGTTTGAGCGTTCTTACTATGTTCTTCGCCATGCCTTAGATGTTCAGGAACAAATCGAGCAGGCGCGTTTGTATCAGGAAGAACAAGCAGAGAATGGCTAA
- the spoVID gene encoding stage VI sporulation protein D: MTYEEQNVFSFHLNESLWFKRGQEVEEFMGISLEPDISIQEYGDTVSIRGVIELGGEYFRSSEEGEEEENQILSLRDHASKRTIENVDIHDDGVSEFYHRFPVEISIPKSRIQSMDDVTVSIDSFDYELPEKGQLKLNATVAIHGVSEESRYEEVVEESYEEVDTQPFNFDVTYQEEEEEVLEMDSREEEVEEVVAEVEEQDHAKDAGELEEQEGGRWKYKQTQTLSEFFGKVDEQAQENEEESEESMESYEFEESSEESSEESREEEAPQDARYLTSMFERHDESYAKMRMCIVQEDDTLGSIAHKYKIPPTHLSRVNNLGDEDVSAGQILYIPAKA, translated from the coding sequence TTGACATATGAAGAACAAAACGTGTTTAGCTTTCACTTAAATGAATCTCTTTGGTTTAAAAGAGGACAGGAAGTAGAAGAGTTTATGGGCATTTCTCTTGAGCCGGATATATCGATTCAGGAGTATGGAGATACCGTTTCAATTAGGGGTGTCATCGAACTTGGTGGTGAGTATTTCCGCTCTTCTGAAGAAGGGGAAGAAGAGGAGAATCAAATACTTTCCTTACGGGATCATGCTTCTAAGCGGACTATTGAGAATGTAGACATCCATGATGATGGTGTGAGTGAATTCTATCACCGGTTCCCGGTTGAGATCTCGATTCCTAAAAGCCGGATTCAATCGATGGATGATGTGACTGTAAGCATTGATTCTTTTGATTACGAACTACCAGAGAAAGGTCAATTAAAATTAAATGCTACCGTCGCTATCCATGGAGTGAGTGAAGAATCACGATATGAAGAAGTGGTAGAAGAGTCGTATGAAGAGGTCGATACCCAACCTTTCAACTTTGATGTGACCTATCAGGAGGAAGAGGAAGAAGTTCTTGAGATGGATTCACGCGAAGAAGAGGTTGAAGAAGTGGTAGCTGAGGTAGAGGAACAAGATCATGCCAAGGATGCTGGTGAGCTTGAAGAGCAAGAGGGCGGTCGCTGGAAGTATAAGCAAACCCAGACCCTTTCTGAATTCTTTGGCAAGGTGGATGAGCAAGCTCAAGAAAATGAAGAGGAATCTGAGGAAAGTATGGAAAGCTATGAGTTTGAAGAGTCTTCAGAAGAATCCTCAGAGGAAAGTCGTGAGGAAGAAGCGCCTCAGGATGCTCGTTATCTAACATCTATGTTTGAGCGTCACGATGAATCCTACGCCAAAATGAGAATGTGTATTGTTCAAGAAGATGATACATTAGGCTCGATTGCCCATAAATACAAAATACCTCCAACTCACCTGAGTCGTGTGAATAATTTAGGAGACGAGGATGTAAGTGCTGGGCAGATCCTCTATATACCAGCTAAAGCTTAA